CGAGCGTTTTCGAGTGCTTTTTGGATAAGTTCTTTTGTCTCGAATACTTTTTCGAATTTCTGAATTAAGACTTCGTTTTTGTAAGCACTTAAGTCAGGAAATTTTTCTAGGAAAACGGAGGATTTTTTCCCATAACTTTCCCAGACTTCTTCAGAGGTAAAACTAAGTACAGGTGCTAGTAATACGACTAACGATTCGAGGATAAGGGCTAACGCAGTGCAAGAAGAACGTCTAGTTTTAGAATCTCTTCTGTCACAATACATTCTATCTCGGATGATTTCGAAGTAGTCTTGTGAAAGTTCGCTCACACAAAACTTTAATACCTTTTGGTAAATCTGGTGGAACTGAAAGGTTTCATAAGATACTTTTAGATCTTCGCAGAGATTGTAAAGTTGTGCCAAGTAGTATTGATCGATTTCTTCCATTTCGGGATAAGGAACCGTATCCGCCTGTGTGTGACCGGCGAGATTTCCCAAAAGATAACGGAAAGTATTTCTGATTTTACGATACTGCTCGCTTACGTTTTTGATACTTTCTTTTCCGATTTTAACATCGTCCCGAAAGTCTTGGGAAGAAACCCAAAGACGCAGAATATCGGCGCCGTAGACGTTTATGATGTCAGTTGTAGGATTAACGACATTACCCAATGACTTGGACATGGCATGACCTTTTTCGTCTAGCACATAACCATGCGTAAGCACAGTTTTAAAAGGAGGAATCCCACGTAACGCCATCGAAGGCCAAAGACTCGATTGAAACCAACCTCTATGTTGATCTGAACCTTCTAAATAAAGATCAGCTGGGGATTCCCCTTTGTAATCAAGCACTGCAAAATTAGAAACGCCGGAATCAAACCATACATCTAAAATATCATTTTCCTTTATAACGTCTTTTACATCTCCAAACGGCAATTGGATGTTAGGCGGAAGTAAATCTTTTGGCTCACGAGTATACCAAACTTCGATACCTTCTTTTTTTACGATGTCTACGAAATATTTAACAGTTTCGGGAGTCATAAAAGTTTCGCCGTTTGCCAATCGAAAAGCAGGAATTGGAACTCCCCAATTTCTTTGGCGCGATAAACACCAGTCGGGGCGATTTTCTACCATCGAGCGGATACGGGTGATTCCCCAATCTGGAACCCATTTTACTTTATCGATTGCTTCGAGAGAATTTTTACGTAAATCCTTTTCGTCGATTTTAAAAAACCACTGCGGAGTTGCACGAAAAATCAAAGGTTTTTTACTTCTCCAACTATGTGGGTATTGATGTTCAAATGTAGAGTAGTGAACTAACGCATTTTTTTCTTTAAGTAATTCGACGATTTTTGGATTTGCTTCGAATACTTGCAAACCTTCCATGAGCGCAAACTCATGCGTATACTTTCCACGATCATCTACAGGGCTATATGGTTCAAGTCCTGCGGCGATTCCCACTCTATAGTCATCCGTCCCATGACCGGGTGCGGTATGCACACAACCAGTTCCCGCTTCTAAAGTTACATGATTTCCAAAAAGAGGAATCGAAACTCTATCAATAAAAGGATGTTGAAATTTTAGTTTAGATAATTCATCAGAAGAAATGGATTTTACTTTTTCTAATTTGATTTCACATTTTGCTTCTACGGATTCTTTGAGTCCATCGGCTAATATGAGTTTTCCATAAGACTCGGAGGAATACACGGAGTATTCGATGTCTTTGTTAAAACAAATTGCCAAGTTCGCAGGAAGAGTCCAAGGAGTTGTTGTCCAGATGAGGCAACTTGTATTAGCCTCTCCGATGACTGGAAATTTTACATAGATAGAAGGCGAGGTATGGTTTGCATACTCGATCTCTGCCTCTGCGTGAGCGGTGCCGAGCGCAATACACCAATAAACTGGCTTTTTGCCTTTGTAAACATAACCGTTACTAAATAAATCTCCGAAGACTTCGATGATCTTCGCTTCATAGTCAGGACTCATCGTGAGATACTTTCTGTCTTCGTCAAAGAAACAAAGAAAGCGACTTAAGTCTTCGCTCTGTTTGCCTACAAATTCATTTGCATACTCGCGACATTTTTTACGAAGTTCGGTTGGACTTGTGTTCGGTGCATCCTTACCGAGATTCTTCAGAACCTGCACTTCAATCGGAAGACCATGACAATCCCAGCCGGGAATAATATCTGTATGAAAGCCCGCGAGGTGTTTTGATTTTACAATGATGTCTTTTAAAATTTTATTTAAAGAATGACCCACATGAAAATTTCCGTTCGCATACGGAGGACCGTCATGGAGCACATATGTTTTAGCGGTTGCACGAGCTTCACGCATTTTGGTAAAAAGTTTTTCCTTTTTCCATTTGGTGATTGTTGTTTGCTCTCGTTTGGACAAATCCGCCTTCATCGGAAAATCTGTCGTCGGCAATATTACTGTCTTTGAGTAAGGGTTTTCTTGTTTTTTATCTTCTTTCATACACTTGTCATTTTTTTAAAATAGGGAAATATTTCTATTGGAAAATTGTTTCAAGATTACCAGGCAAAGGCGAAGGCGAAGGTCGCGAATACTTGGAGCGAAGGGTGGAATGAACACAGATGAACACGGATAAAGGATACGATATGCTTAATACAACGTCAGTTCGGTGTTCATTTGTCATCCCCGAATTCCTTTGTGAAACCTCTTGAAGGCGAACAAACGTTTGTTCGCCTTCAAGAGGTTTCACAACTTCAAATGTCATTTCAAAGATTTCCACCGATAAAAGATTGGATTTGCTTAATATAATTTTCTAATCTACTGTATTTTTCATTATTTTCACGAATTCTTTTTGGAATTCTTTTAGGTCTGGTTCGTATGCATAGGCCGGATTACTCTTATCGATAAAAAATTCATCGTCAAATCGCCAGAGGAACCAAGAAGCTGCTATATAATTAATTTCATTTTCATATTCTATTTTTTTCAAAAGATTTAATCTCTTGTCAAAAATCCAAAAGCTAGACTTTACAACTTCTTCATTCCAATATGGTATAATTCCAAATGTAAAAAGGAACGGGAAAAGCGAAAAAGCTTTTAAGTAGTCCTTTTTCCTTCGTTGTTGAGGAGCATGAAATCCGAT
This sequence is a window from Leptospiraceae bacterium. Protein-coding genes within it:
- the ileS gene encoding isoleucine--tRNA ligase, with the protein product MKEDKKQENPYSKTVILPTTDFPMKADLSKREQTTITKWKKEKLFTKMREARATAKTYVLHDGPPYANGNFHVGHSLNKILKDIIVKSKHLAGFHTDIIPGWDCHGLPIEVQVLKNLGKDAPNTSPTELRKKCREYANEFVGKQSEDLSRFLCFFDEDRKYLTMSPDYEAKIIEVFGDLFSNGYVYKGKKPVYWCIALGTAHAEAEIEYANHTSPSIYVKFPVIGEANTSCLIWTTTPWTLPANLAICFNKDIEYSVYSSESYGKLILADGLKESVEAKCEIKLEKVKSISSDELSKLKFQHPFIDRVSIPLFGNHVTLEAGTGCVHTAPGHGTDDYRVGIAAGLEPYSPVDDRGKYTHEFALMEGLQVFEANPKIVELLKEKNALVHYSTFEHQYPHSWRSKKPLIFRATPQWFFKIDEKDLRKNSLEAIDKVKWVPDWGITRIRSMVENRPDWCLSRQRNWGVPIPAFRLANGETFMTPETVKYFVDIVKKEGIEVWYTREPKDLLPPNIQLPFGDVKDVIKENDILDVWFDSGVSNFAVLDYKGESPADLYLEGSDQHRGWFQSSLWPSMALRGIPPFKTVLTHGYVLDEKGHAMSKSLGNVVNPTTDIINVYGADILRLWVSSQDFRDDVKIGKESIKNVSEQYRKIRNTFRYLLGNLAGHTQADTVPYPEMEEIDQYYLAQLYNLCEDLKVSYETFQFHQIYQKVLKFCVSELSQDYFEIIRDRMYCDRRDSKTRRSSCTALALILESLVVLLAPVLSFTSEEVWESYGKKSSVFLEKFPDLSAYKNEVLIQKFEKVFETKELIQKALENARQNGKIGKSLEAKLFVSYKNSSILEKLFTREEFELFYVVSQVEFEPIGNSIEHTLLSSAENEEFLVEVTLPANPECPRCWRHTRDIHKGGLCERCKGAVG